From Salmo salar chromosome ssa04, Ssal_v3.1, whole genome shotgun sequence, one genomic window encodes:
- the LOC106592095 gene encoding NACHT, LRR and PYD domains-containing protein 1 homolog isoform X1, which yields MSLSGESEERGIASKRRYSERERANASINSLPQDTSSTRDHGGESCIKSGPEKWIPQSCKTCDHVEDSTHRLQIEPLTSTVQGVTMFRHRTPKGSYECTVSGLRWLCERDVILKYHFRNWEPYSQLLKDMQYTQGGPLLDITMELGELEEVHLPHFVCLGTNPSLRNEMKILHVEEHGVSFGKVHEVTRFHAKILHPKFSSASVVLKYIACWNVDVHCDVILYLAVKRSTVISRLYLLLRNSSQKEAVQEREKGQLSQGYSEFLLSSPNGSLKLNNWFALKNPLSTSVNPEKIQLLPADTTPSCCKMIMGNTGVDIEMELIGDDERIAWRDMLRTDEYITETHSTSAVLGAGGPTESSLTGSAEQQLRSVRTEFVKRVSGPVLNELLDVLLQHTVINQEEMESVKVIAERTEKARDIIDMMLRKGNESCSRMINLLGELDQCLCSLLQINSVGVPT from the exons atgagtctgtctggggagagcgaggagagaggaaTTGCCTCTAAGAGGAGGTATTCTGAGAGAGAGCGGGCCAATGCCTCTATAAATAGTTTGCCTCAAGACACCAGTTCTACGAG agaccatggtggagagagttgtatcaagtctggacctgagaaat GGATTCCTCAGAGCTGTAAGACTTGTGACCATGTTGAG gactccacacacagacTTCAGATTGAACCCTTGACTTCCACTGTCCAGGGAGTGACAatgttcag GCACAGGACACCCAAAGGGAGTTATGAGTGCACAGTGTCTGGGCTCCGCTGGCTATGTGAGAGAGATGTCATTCTGAAGTATCACTTCAGGAACTGGGAACCCTACAGTCAACTTCTGAAAGACATGCAGTACACACAAGGTGGTCCATTGCTGGACATCACTATGGAGTTAGGTGAACTGGAGGAAGTTCATCTGCCACACTTTGTCTGTTTAG GGACCAACCCTTCCCTGAGGAATGAGATGAAGATTCTTCATGTAGAGGAACATGGAGTGTCTTTTGGGAAAGTGCATGAGGTCACCAGATTCCATGCTAAGATTCTCCATCCCAAGTTCTCATCGGCCTCTGTTGTACTGAAATATATCGCCTGTTGGAACGTAGATGTCCACTGTGACGTGATCCTCTATTTGGCAGTAAAAAGGTCAACAGTCATTTCAAGGCTGTACCTGCTCCTCAGAAACTCCAGTCAGAAAGAG GCTGTTCAGGAACGGGAGAAAGGTCAGCTGTCCCAAGGATATTCTGAATTTCTCCTGTCAAGTCCAAATGGGTCCTTAAAGCTGAACAATTGGTTTGCACTCAAGAATCCCCTCTCCACTTCCGTCAATCCAGAG AAGATTCAGCTGTtacctgcagacaccacaccaagcTGTTGTAAGATGATTATGGGAAACACAGGGGTTGACATTGAGATGGAGTTAATTGGGGATGATGAGAGGATAGCATGGAGAGATATGCTACGAACAG ATGAATACATCACTGAAACCCATTCAACTA GTGCTGTGTTGGGGGCAGGAGGTCCGactgagagcagtctgactggttCCGCAGAGCAGCAGCTGCGTTCTGTACGGACAGAGTTTGTGAAACGAGTATCAGGACCTGTCCTGAATGAACTGCTGGACGTActcctgcaacacacagtcatcaacCAGGAGGAAATGGAGTCAGTGAAGGTGATAGCTGAGAGGACAGAGAAGGCACGTGACATCATCGACATGATGTTGAGAAAAGGAAATGAGTCATGTTCCAGGATGATCAACCTTCTTGGGGAGCTGGACCAATGTCTTTGTTCACTGCTTCAGAtcaacagtgttggggtaccaacctaa
- the LOC106592095 gene encoding NACHT, LRR and PYD domains-containing protein 1 homolog isoform X2, with translation MDTVGQRKTFLRDHGGESCIKSGPEKWIPQSCKTCDHVEDSTHRLQIEPLTSTVQGVTMFRHRTPKGSYECTVSGLRWLCERDVILKYHFRNWEPYSQLLKDMQYTQGGPLLDITMELGELEEVHLPHFVCLGTNPSLRNEMKILHVEEHGVSFGKVHEVTRFHAKILHPKFSSASVVLKYIACWNVDVHCDVILYLAVKRSTVISRLYLLLRNSSQKEAVQEREKGQLSQGYSEFLLSSPNGSLKLNNWFALKNPLSTSVNPEKIQLLPADTTPSCCKMIMGNTGVDIEMELIGDDERIAWRDMLRTDEYITETHSTSAVLGAGGPTESSLTGSAEQQLRSVRTEFVKRVSGPVLNELLDVLLQHTVINQEEMESVKVIAERTEKARDIIDMMLRKGNESCSRMINLLGELDQCLCSLLQINSVGVPT, from the exons ATGGACACGGTCGGTCAAAGAAAAACGTTTCTGAG agaccatggtggagagagttgtatcaagtctggacctgagaaat GGATTCCTCAGAGCTGTAAGACTTGTGACCATGTTGAG gactccacacacagacTTCAGATTGAACCCTTGACTTCCACTGTCCAGGGAGTGACAatgttcag GCACAGGACACCCAAAGGGAGTTATGAGTGCACAGTGTCTGGGCTCCGCTGGCTATGTGAGAGAGATGTCATTCTGAAGTATCACTTCAGGAACTGGGAACCCTACAGTCAACTTCTGAAAGACATGCAGTACACACAAGGTGGTCCATTGCTGGACATCACTATGGAGTTAGGTGAACTGGAGGAAGTTCATCTGCCACACTTTGTCTGTTTAG GGACCAACCCTTCCCTGAGGAATGAGATGAAGATTCTTCATGTAGAGGAACATGGAGTGTCTTTTGGGAAAGTGCATGAGGTCACCAGATTCCATGCTAAGATTCTCCATCCCAAGTTCTCATCGGCCTCTGTTGTACTGAAATATATCGCCTGTTGGAACGTAGATGTCCACTGTGACGTGATCCTCTATTTGGCAGTAAAAAGGTCAACAGTCATTTCAAGGCTGTACCTGCTCCTCAGAAACTCCAGTCAGAAAGAG GCTGTTCAGGAACGGGAGAAAGGTCAGCTGTCCCAAGGATATTCTGAATTTCTCCTGTCAAGTCCAAATGGGTCCTTAAAGCTGAACAATTGGTTTGCACTCAAGAATCCCCTCTCCACTTCCGTCAATCCAGAG AAGATTCAGCTGTtacctgcagacaccacaccaagcTGTTGTAAGATGATTATGGGAAACACAGGGGTTGACATTGAGATGGAGTTAATTGGGGATGATGAGAGGATAGCATGGAGAGATATGCTACGAACAG ATGAATACATCACTGAAACCCATTCAACTA GTGCTGTGTTGGGGGCAGGAGGTCCGactgagagcagtctgactggttCCGCAGAGCAGCAGCTGCGTTCTGTACGGACAGAGTTTGTGAAACGAGTATCAGGACCTGTCCTGAATGAACTGCTGGACGTActcctgcaacacacagtcatcaacCAGGAGGAAATGGAGTCAGTGAAGGTGATAGCTGAGAGGACAGAGAAGGCACGTGACATCATCGACATGATGTTGAGAAAAGGAAATGAGTCATGTTCCAGGATGATCAACCTTCTTGGGGAGCTGGACCAATGTCTTTGTTCACTGCTTCAGAtcaacagtgttggggtaccaacctaa